The Sesamum indicum cultivar Zhongzhi No. 13 linkage group LG1, S_indicum_v1.0, whole genome shotgun sequence genome includes a window with the following:
- the LOC105170354 gene encoding BURP domain-containing protein 3-like — MMEFKFLHILAFLSLGIVVSHATLNLASENYWNSVLPNSAMPKAVKDLLQPPPAAELGKTGATTMSGGGKGVVTMGSGIEKGKRESVLINLPAPIFYRNPPGENQLQDDHDPNAALFFMEKDLYPGKLMKLNFSKNGNWAPFLTRHDADSVPFSSDKLPEILRAFSVDPSSDEAQVMKKTIQGCEQNQSVKGEEKLCATSLESMIDFATSKLGKDVDAISTTAVETVTDNLRRYRLVRVKQMPPGKPVVACHLQEFAYAVFYCHKMEMQSTVGYKVWMVAGEGSQVEAVAVCHRDTAAWSSMHLAFQVLKVKPGGAPVCHFLPVDHVLWVSKN; from the exons ATGATGGAATTCAAGTTCCTCCACATTTTAGCATTTCTTTCT CTGGGAATAGTGGTAAGCCATGCAACTTTAAATTTAGCTTCAGAGAATTACTGGAATTCCGTGCTGCCAAATTCTGCCATGCCTAAAGCTGTAAAGGATCTTCTTCAACCTCCTCCTGCTGctg AGCTGGGGAAGACTGGAGCGACCACCATGAGCGGCGGAGGAAAGGGCGTCGTAACCATGGGAAGTGGCATTGAAAAGGGTAAACGAGAAAGCGTTTTGATCAACCTACCTGCTCCCATCTTCTACCGCAACCCCCCCGGCGAAAATCAGCTACAGGACGACCACGATCCCAACGCAGCCCTTTTCTTCATGGAGAAGGACTTGTACCCCGGGAAACTAATGAAGTTgaatttctccaaaaatggAAATTGGGCCCCGTTTTTGACCCGCCACGACGCTGATTCAGTACCATTTTCGTCGGACAAGTTACCGGAGATCTTGCGTGCGTTTTCAGTGGATCCCAGTTCGGATGAAGCTCAAGTAATGAAGAAAACCATACAAGGATGCGAGCAGAACCAAAGCGTGAAAGGCGAAGAAAAACTCTGCGCGACTTCCCTAGAGTCCATGATCGACTTCGCCACCTCCAAGCTCGGTAAAGACGTGGACGCGATATCCACGACCGCCGTTGAAACTGTAACTGATAACCTGAGAAGGTACAGACTCGTGCGTGTGAAGCAAATGCCGCCGGGAAAACCAGTGGTGGCTTGCCACCTGCAGGAGTTCGCGTACGCAGTGTTTTACTGCCATAAGATGGAGATGCAGTCGACGGTGGGTTACAAGGTGTGGATGGTGGCGGGCGAGGGGTCGCAGGTGGAGGCGGTGGCGGTTTGCCACAGGGACACGGCAGCATGGAGCTCGATGCACTTGGCTTTTCAGGTGCTGAAGGTGAAGCCAGGGGGTGCTCCGGTCTGCCATTTTCTTCCTGTGGATCATGTTCTCTGGGTTTCCAAGAATTAG
- the LOC105170443 gene encoding uncharacterized protein LOC105170443, with amino-acid sequence MESSLPPPPPPLPTFSPMPPLQRAVTMPAISHSENMKGKMKGIAMDESDIYEEEEEEEEEEKGGFRRRKKGVEEVGVETPVRTPPNPTTLPEIRGMAWDYFFMDNMPRESLEEVEEEEESYVEERNGKIDGNFGNVGGNVEFKTPEKQVGFEGIEEFKTPEETPASVGVEKQFLHSNTAPPAMSRIEITGGNVGGNKNSVDLLRVLSEIDDHFLKASQSAQEVSKMLEATRLHYHSNFADNRGHIDHAARVMQVITWNKSFRGIPNGDGTKGILDAEDYETHATVLDKLLAWEKKLYEEVKAGELMKLEYQRKVAVLNKLKKRNASSEQLEKAKAAVSHLHTRYIVDMQSLDSTVAEVNDIRDKQLYPKLVALVQGMTNMWESMCQHHDSQLKIVTDLKSLDVSGVLIETSKHHHERTKQLSNVVEQWHLQFEKLVTNQRHYINSLNNWLKLNLIPIESSLKEKVSSPPRTLNPPIQPLLRSWHDHLEKLPDEVAKSAIASFAAVIKTIIIHQEEEMKLKDKYEETRKEYFRKKQAFEEWYQKYMQRRPPMDETDPDKAVETNAKDPVSERQFLVESLKKRLEDEMEDHQKHCVQVREKSLGSLKIRLPELFRALSDYAHACFDAYERLRLITQSQHPGRAS; translated from the exons ATGGAGTCTAGCCTCCCTCCCCCTCCTCCTCCACTGCCAACCTTTTCCCCAATGCCTCCACTTCAGCGTGCTGTCACGATGCCAGCAATATCGCATTCAGAGAATATGAAGGGAAAGATGAAAGGCATTGCCATGGATGAGAGCGATATTtatgaagaggaagaggaggaagaggaagaagagaaaggaGGTTTTCGTAGGAGGAAGAAAGGGGTTGAGGAGGTTGGAGTGGAGACACCGGTAAGGACTCCTCCAAATCCTACTACTCTGCCGGAGATTAGAGGAATGGCAtgggattatttttttatggacaaTATGCCGCGAGAATCATTGGAAGAGgttgaggaggaagaagagagtTACGTGGAGGAGAGAAATGGAAAGATTGATGGGAATTTTGGCAATGTGGGAGGAAATGTCGAGTTTAAGACGCCAGAGAAGCAAGTGGGATTTGAGGGTATTGAAGAGTTCAAGACACCCGAAGAGACACCAGCAAGTGTGGGAGTTGAGAAGCAGTTTCTGCATTCAAATACAGCGCCACCTGCGATGAGTAGGATTGAAATCACTGGTGGAAATGTTGGGGGAAATAAAAATAGTGTGGATTTGTTGAGAGTTTTGAGTGAGATTGATGACCATTTCCTTAAGGCTTCTCAAAGCGCCCAGGAGGTTTCAAAGATGCTAGAGGCCACAAGGTTGCATTACCATTCAAATTTTGCTGATAACAGAG GACACATTGATCATGCTGCAAGGGTCATGCAAGTTATTACTTGGAACAAGTCTTTCAGAGGCATCCCTAATGGTGATGGCACAAAAGGTATCCTTGATGCAGAAGATTATGAGACACATGCCACTGTTTTGGATAAGTTGCTAGCATGGGAGAAGAAGTTGTATGAAGAAGTGAAG GCTGGTGAGCTGATGAAACTTGAATATCAGCGTAAAGTTGCCGTGCTGAACAAACTGAAAAAACGCAATGCTAGTTCGGAGCAACTGGAGAAAGCAAAAGCTGCTGTCAGCCACTTGCATACACGGTATATAGTTGACATGCAATCATTGGATTCGACTGTCGCGGAAGTGAATGATATACGTGACAAGCAGTTGTATCCAAAACTTGTGGCTCTTGTTCAAGG GATGACCAATATGTGGGAATCCATGTGCCAACACCATGATAGCCAGCTGAAGATTGTTACCGACCTCAAATCCCTCGATGTCTCCGGGGTTCTCATCGAAACAAGCAAACACCATCACGAGCGTACCAAGCAGCTCTCGAATGTCGTCGAGCAGTGGCACTTGCAGTTTGAAAAGCTCGTGACAAATCAAAGACATTACATCAACTCACTCAACAACTGGTTGAAACTAAACCTCATCCCCATCGAGAGCAGCCTGAAGGAAAAAGTCTCATCGCCTCCAAGAACTCTGAATCCCCCCATCCAGCCACTGCTCCGTTCCTGGCACGACCACCTCGAGAAGCTCCCTGACGAGGTGGCAAAAAGTGCAATCGCGTCCTTTGCTGCAGTGATAAAGACCATTATCATTCATCaggaagaagaaatgaagTTGAAGGATAAGTACGAGGAAACGAGAAAAGAGTACTTCCGCAAGAAACAGGCCTTTGAAGaatggtaccaaaaatacATGCAGCGACGACCACCAATGGACGAGACGGACCCTGATAAGGCCGTCGAAACGAATGCCAAGGACCCAGTCTCCGAGAGGCAGTTTCTGGTGGAAAGCCTGAAAAAGAGATTGGAAGACGAAATGGAAGATCACCAGAAGCACTGTGTTCAAGTGAGGGAGAAATCACTTGGGAGTCTGAAAATCCGGTTGCCGGAGCTGTTCCGGGCTCTGTCCGACTATGCTCATGCGTGTTTCGATGCCTACGAGAGACTGAGATTGATCACACAATCACAGCATCCAGGTAGGGCTTCATAA